The Usitatibacter rugosus genome segment TTCGGCGGCCCGGAAGCGCCCGTCGCTTCCGAAACCGAGGTCGGTGGGGCGCTTGCCGGTGAACAGTCCCATGGTGGCTCCGAAGTAGGCGCCCGCCGCGGCGAGCAGCGCGACCGCGGCGAGGACGATCGCCGCGATCCGCAACGCTCGCTTCGCGGTCACGGCACCAGGATGGTCGAGCCCGTGGTCTTGCGCCCCTCGAGGTCGCGGTGGGCTTGCGCCGCGTCCTTGAGCGCGTACTGCTGGCGCGGGCCGACCTTGATGTCGCCGGCGATCACGTGGTCGAAGAGCTCCTTCGCCGAGGCGACGAGATCTTCGCGCTTCGACGTGTAGCTGACCAGCGTCGGGCGATGCACGTAGAGCGAGCCCTTCGCGGCGAGGATGCCCATGTTCACGCCGTCGACGGGACCGGACGCATTGCCGAACGTCACCATCAGGCCCTTGGGTTGCAGGCAGTCGAGCGACTTCACCCACGTGTCCTTGCCGATGGAGTCGTACACGATCGGGACCTTCTTGCCGCCGGTGATCTCCATCACGCGCGCGTGGAAATCCTCGGTCACGTAGTTGATCGTGTGCGTGCAGCCGTGCTCCTTCGCGAGCTTGGCTTTTTCCTCGGAGCCGACGGTGCCGATCACGTTCACGCCCAGTGCCTTGGCCCATTGGCAGGCGATGAGGCCGATGCCGCCGGCGGCGGCGTGCAGCAGGATGGTGTCGCCCTTCTTCGGCTGCACCAGCAGGCGGCGCAGCAGGTACTGCACCGTGAGGCCCTGCAGCATCATGCTCGCGGCCTGCTCCATCGTGATCGCGTCGGGCACCTTCACCAGGCGCTCGGCCGGGTGGATCTTCTTCTCGGAATACGAGCCCAGCGGGCCGTTCGCATAGGCGACGCGGTCGCCGGCCTTGAATTCGGTGACGCCCGTGCCGACCGCCTCCACGACGCCGGCGCCCTCGAGGCCGATGCCGGAGGGCATGGGCACGGGGTACAGGCCCGAGCGGTGGTACGTGTCGATGTAGTTGAGGCCGACGGCCTTGTGGGCCAGGCGCACTTCGCCCGGGCCGGGGTCGCCGATGGCCACTTCGTCCCATTGCAGGACTTCGGGGCCGCCGGTCTTGTGGATGCGGATCGCGTGGGGCATGTCGTCTCCTCGTTGAGAGGGCAAGCATACCTAACAAAGACAACGCCCCGCACGGGGCGGGGCGTCGCAAGTGTTGTTCCCGGAAGGCTCAGGTGCCGAGGATCGTGCCCACGGCGACATTCGCGCCCTTCGCCCATTCCGCGGGGGAGATCTTCTTCGTCTCCTCGCCTTTCACCTTGGCAACCTCGATCTGGCCGCCCTGCGCGGTGATGCGCATGCCGGTGTCGGTGATCTCCGTGATCTCGCCGATCTTGCCCTTCACAGCGCCGAACGTGCGCACCAGGTGCTTCTTCGAGCCGAACAGCTGCAGCTTCTTGCCGCCGATCGTGGTCCAGGCTCCCGGCGCGGGATCCGAACCGCGGATGGTGTTGTGGATGAAGTCGACGTGGTTGTTCCAGCTCACCTTCGACTCGTTGGCGCGGAACCAGCCCTCGTAGGTGGCCTGCGCTTCGTCCTGCACCACTTCCTTGTGCTTGCCGGCGACGACGAGGTCCGCGGCTTCGAGCATCGCGGCCACGCCCATCGGGAACAGGCGGTCGAAGTACACCGTGCCCAGCGTGTCGTTCTCGGAGATCGGCGTCTCCTTCTGCAGGATCACCGCGCCCTCGTCGAGGCCGTCGGTGGGCCGGAAGATCGTGAGGCCGGTCTTCGTCTCGCCCTTGCTGATGGGCCAGTTGATCGACGACGGGCCGCGGTACTTCGGCAGCAGCGACGGGTGGTACTGGATCGTGCCGTGCTTCGGGATGTTCACGAATTCCTGCGGCGCGAACTGCAGCACGAACGCCATGATGCCGATGTCGGCATCCGCATCCTTCATCGCCTGCACGGCCTCCGGACCCTTGAGGTTGGGGAACTGGTAGACCTTGAGGCCCTTCTCCTGCGCGGCGGTGCGCATGGGGTCGGCCTTGGCGCCTTCCTTCTCGGGGGCGCAGAACACGGCGGCCACGGTGTCGCCGCGGGCGAGGAGTGCTTCGAGGACGGACTTGCCGAAATCCTGCTGGCCGATGAGGGCGATTTTCATGTCGTGTGTTCCGGGGTCGGTGAAACGGAGGTTGTCATGGTAGGAAGCGCCTGACCTTTTGGGCCTTGACGCGGGTCAACGGCGCGGCGGTAGTTTCAGCGGCGCGTTCTGGATCTTCGTCGCCACTTCGATCTCGCGCTGGCGGAACTGGTTGAAGAGGTCCTCGGGTCCCGCCGGGAAGCGCTGGGCGGCAAAGGCGTGCACGCGGTGCAGCGCGACCAGCCCGCCGCGGAAATCCTCCGAGACGTAGGCATACA includes the following:
- a CDS encoding quinone oxidoreductase family protein, with the protein product MPHAIRIHKTGGPEVLQWDEVAIGDPGPGEVRLAHKAVGLNYIDTYHRSGLYPVPMPSGIGLEGAGVVEAVGTGVTEFKAGDRVAYANGPLGSYSEKKIHPAERLVKVPDAITMEQAASMMLQGLTVQYLLRRLLVQPKKGDTILLHAAAGGIGLIACQWAKALGVNVIGTVGSEEKAKLAKEHGCTHTINYVTEDFHARVMEITGGKKVPIVYDSIGKDTWVKSLDCLQPKGLMVTFGNASGPVDGVNMGILAAKGSLYVHRPTLVSYTSKREDLVASAKELFDHVIAGDIKVGPRQQYALKDAAQAHRDLEGRKTTGSTILVP
- a CDS encoding methionyl-tRNA formyltransferase codes for the protein MKIALIGQQDFGKSVLEALLARGDTVAAVFCAPEKEGAKADPMRTAAQEKGLKVYQFPNLKGPEAVQAMKDADADIGIMAFVLQFAPQEFVNIPKHGTIQYHPSLLPKYRGPSSINWPISKGETKTGLTIFRPTDGLDEGAVILQKETPISENDTLGTVYFDRLFPMGVAAMLEAADLVVAGKHKEVVQDEAQATYEGWFRANESKVSWNNHVDFIHNTIRGSDPAPGAWTTIGGKKLQLFGSKKHLVRTFGAVKGKIGEITEITDTGMRITAQGGQIEVAKVKGEETKKISPAEWAKGANVAVGTILGT